A stretch of DNA from Alicyclobacillus acidocaldarius subsp. acidocaldarius Tc-4-1:
CGCTCAACTCCGCGATTCCCGCGTCATCCACCCGCTGATCCACGAGGTGAACCAGCCGGAGCAGCACCACGACGCCCTCCCACACGCCCTGCGAACCGCGGTCCCGTCGCGCGCCTGCCGCGTGGCCGAGAGCGGCCTCGAGTGCCTCGCATTCCCAGCGAAACGCCTCCCAATGTCCCGCGTACATGGCAAGCCGCGCGTGCGCCTCCTCCTCGGCGCACGGCCAGCTGTTCTCCATTTGTCGACACAAACGCACAAGGAGCTCGCGAAGGCACTTTAGCGACTCATGATGCACGAGCGCCATGAGCCCTGTCGATCCGGCATTCGCGCGCACCGCGGCGGCCAACAGGCGCGCGGACGCCGCCTCCAACTGAGCGAGCCGCTCCAAAACCAGAACAGCCGATGGAGCCCCTGAACGCGAAGCGATGTCCCCTATTCCCCGCAACATTCCGGAGCACCCTCGCAGGGCAGCATTCTCATCACCGCGTCGAGCTTCATCTGAAGCAGCAATTCCTTGCGAATGAGTGTGCGAAGCGTTCGCTCCACAGCCTCGTTGACACACAGGAGTTCTTCCATCGACAGTTGCGGATCCGCCACCGCCTTCTGCAACTTCTCGCCCTCGGCGTTCAGAATGTGGGCCAGCCCCAGCTCCTCCATCGCGATAGAGGCGAGCAAGAGATGAACCACCTGTTCCCTCGTCAGCTCGATGTCCGGCCGAATGTCCGGAATATTGGGCATGGACACAGCGCATTCCTCCCTCCCTCCACCTGTATGCAGGCCATCGCCCAAGCGCGCCAGGCGGACGCGCGCCTTCGCGCGACGGTCGTCCGCCGCATAAGGTAAAGGTGCAACCTGGGAGGAATGCGCATGGCCACCTGGTCCCTTTGCATGATTGTCCGAAATGAGGAGGACACGCTTCCGCGCTGCCTCGCGTCCGTCGGCGATCTCGCCGACGAGATCATCGTCGTCGACACGGGTTCGACGGATCGCACATCTGAAGTGGCCCGATCTTTCGGCGCACACGTGCACCCTTTCACGTGGCGCGACGACTTCAGCGCGGCGCGTAACTACGCGTTCAGCCTCGCGACAGCCGACTACATTTTCTGGCTCGACGCGGACGACGTCATCCGCGCAGAGGATTTCTCCACATGGAAAGACCTGAAGACCTCGCTGGATCCCGGTGTCGACGCCGTCACCGCCTGGTACCATCTCGCGTTTTACGGCGATACACCATCGTACAGTTCCCGACTGGTTCGCGTGGTGCGGCGAGCTGCCGGCTTTCTCTGGCGTGGCCAGGTGCACGAATACCTGGAGGTCCGGGGCAACGTGCTCCACTCCGACGCGGCCGTCTGTCACCGCCCCGTGCGACACGACGCGGACCGCAACCTGCGCATCTACGAGGCGCGCATCCGCGCCGGGGAGTTGCTCGGCGCGCGCGACACGCTCTACTACGCGAACGAGCTTGTCGATCACGGCCGGATTGTCGAAGCGATGACCCAATACGAGGCGTTCCTCAAGATGCCTGACATTTGGAAGGAAGATGCCATCTTCGCCTGTTATCGGCTCTCGGATTGCCACCTCCGGCTCGGTCAGCAGGAGGAGGCGCGCATGGCCGTGCTGCGATCGTTCCTGTACGACGCACCCCGTTCCGAGGCGTGTTGCCGGCTCGGACACGCGGCGCTTGAACAGGGCGATCTCGACGCGGCGCTGTCGTGGTATCGGCTGGCCATCCTCTGCCGCCGCCCTCCTGGATTCGTGGGCTTTCTCAACCGCGCCTGCGAGACCTGGCTGCCCCATATCCAACTCTGCGTGATTCTCGCGCGGCTCGGGCGCATCGGGGAGGCTTACGAACACAACGAGTGGGCAGCGAAGTTTCTCGGCAGCGAAGATCCGATGATTCTCCACAACCGCGCACAACTCGCCGCGATGCTTCAAGCGTCAGAGGGCGCGTGACGGGCAGGCCCGCCGCGCGCCCAAGCCTTACTTCTGCACGGGCTGCAGGTGTTGCATGACGATGGCCGCCGACTGCGTGTTGGCCGGCCCGGGCGTGATCCACAGGTTCTGTTTCGTGGGCCAGCCCGTGTAGTTGCTGTCGTTGTACTCGTACCAGTACGCGCCTACGAGAAGGGGAATGACCGGCATCTTCTCGGCGGCGATGCGTTCAATCTGGTACATGATCTTTTTCTGCTCCGCGAGATCGGTCGTCTGCGCGAACGCGTTCAGCAGTTTGTCGACCTGGGGATTGTGGAACCCTTCGACGTTGAACGATCCGTTCGAGTCAAGCAGATCGTAGTACTGGAGATAGGGCGTCGGGCCTTCGTTCGTCCAAGAGATGGCGAGATCGTACTTGCCGGGAATCACGCCGTGCGCACTCGCGGTCGGCGCGATGTTGCTGTAATACGTGCCGAACGTGACTTGCTCGATGTTGACCTTGATCCCGATCTTCGCGAGGTCCTGCTGGATCAGGAGGCAGTCTTCGTCCCAGTCGCTCCAACCCGATACGACCTCGAGGTTAAACGACAACTCCTTCCCGTCCTTGGCGTAGATTCCGTTCTTGTCCTTCTTGAATCCAGCCGCCTGAAGCAACTGTTCAGCTTTTGCGTCGTTCACAGGCGGGAAGTGCAGGTACGAGGACGGCAACGTCGGATCGAGCCAGGACTTGTAGTTTGGCAGCGGCAGGCTGATGGGGTTGGCCACGCCTTCGTAACCCGTCTCGCCGATCACGGAGAGCTTCTGGCGGTCAATGGCCAGGCTAATGGCTTCCCGCACGTTCGGGATGGCGAGCAGCGGATTCGAGAGGTTGGGATACAGCTCGACGATGTTGTCAGGCGGGAAGTAGTAGTGGTTGTGCGGGTTCACGTCGACGTAGGTCTTTTGCACGTTCGGAATGTCCAGATTGCCATACTGCACCTGGCCTTCCGCGAGGGCGAGATCCGCGCTCTGATTGCTCGTGAAAGCCGGGTAATCGCTTGCAAATGGAATCGCTTCTTGCTCGCCTCGCTCACCCCACTCCAAAGAAATCGCTTTCAAAGAAAACATACAACGCGTCCGTCAACTGCGCAAGCCCTATTCTCACAACTTTCACGCGAGGTCCGTTCCGCGGAACACCGCGGTTGACAGAAGGCCTGAGCTCATGTGTCATGGTAGCAAACGCATCGGGGAAATTCGGCGGATCGGGAGGATGCGCATGGAACTTATCCAACTCGAGTACTTTTTGGCGGTCGCAGAGCACCAGAGCTTTCGCCGCGCTGCGGACGCCATCCGCGTCTCGCAACCCGCGCTGTCGCGCGCCATCCAGAAGCTCGAGGGCGATCTCGGCGCGCCGCTCTTCGTGCGCACCGCGCAGGGCGTGCGCCTCACGCCGTGCGGCGAGGCGTTTCTGCCTCACGCCCGCCAGGCGCTCGCCGAGGTGGCTGCGGGCGTTCGCAAGGTCGCCGAGCTCACGGGCCAGGCCCGGGGCGTGCTCCACGTCGGCCTCATCTACTCGCTCGGCACGCGCTTCCTCCCCGACGTCATTCGCACGTTCACCCGCACGCACCCCGGGGTGACCGTCCGGCTGTCCGAAGCGCCGACCCAGAAGCTCTTGCAACAGCTTGATGCTGGCGAGATCGACATCGCGTTCTGCACGCCGCAACACGCGCCGCACCTGACGCTCGTCGAAATCCTGCAGGAGGAACTCGTGGCCATCGTCCCCCCGGATCACCCGCTCGCGGCGAAGGACCAGTGTCATCTGTCCGATCTCGCCGACGAGCCATTCGTGGCGTACGCGCGTGAAAGCGGTATCCGCCACGTGATTGAACGCTACTGCGCGGAGGCGGGATTCACGCCGCGCGTGGCCATGGAAGGCGTCGAGGATCTGACCGTGGCAGGGCTCGTGGCTGCGGGCGTCGGCGTCGCCGTGGTGCCCCTGCACGCCCAGATCGCTCAGCTGCCCGTCCACCTTCTCCGGCTGTGCGAGCCGTGCAAGCGGTCCGTCTACATGGCCTGGCACAGCCACACGCCTCTGTCACCCGTCGCCCGCGCATTCATCGCATTTGTGAAGCGCATGTGCGCACCGTAACGGCCCGGGAGGCATCCGTTTCAGACCGCGCATGGCGTCCAGCGCGCGCACGAATCCCCGCATTTCTACCCGAGCCCGGCAACCTGCTACACTTGAGGGTGGACGTTTTCAACGACGGGAAGGGGACTTCACGTGGAAATTCGCCGCTTCGTCATCTCGCCCATCCAGTCCAACTGCTACGTGCTTGCCGAGTCGTGGGAGCGCGGCGCGAACGCCGTCGTCATTGA
This window harbors:
- a CDS encoding ABC transporter substrate-binding protein gives rise to the protein MEWGERGEQEAIPFASDYPAFTSNQSADLALAEGQVQYGNLDIPNVQKTYVDVNPHNHYYFPPDNIVELYPNLSNPLLAIPNVREAISLAIDRQKLSVIGETGYEGVANPISLPLPNYKSWLDPTLPSSYLHFPPVNDAKAEQLLQAAGFKKDKNGIYAKDGKELSFNLEVVSGWSDWDEDCLLIQQDLAKIGIKVNIEQVTFGTYYSNIAPTASAHGVIPGKYDLAISWTNEGPTPYLQYYDLLDSNGSFNVEGFHNPQVDKLLNAFAQTTDLAEQKKIMYQIERIAAEKMPVIPLLVGAYWYEYNDSNYTGWPTKQNLWITPGPANTQSAAIVMQHLQPVQK
- a CDS encoding glycosyltransferase, which translates into the protein MRMATWSLCMIVRNEEDTLPRCLASVGDLADEIIVVDTGSTDRTSEVARSFGAHVHPFTWRDDFSAARNYAFSLATADYIFWLDADDVIRAEDFSTWKDLKTSLDPGVDAVTAWYHLAFYGDTPSYSSRLVRVVRRAAGFLWRGQVHEYLEVRGNVLHSDAAVCHRPVRHDADRNLRIYEARIRAGELLGARDTLYYANELVDHGRIVEAMTQYEAFLKMPDIWKEDAIFACYRLSDCHLRLGQQEEARMAVLRSFLYDAPRSEACCRLGHAALEQGDLDAALSWYRLAILCRRPPGFVGFLNRACETWLPHIQLCVILARLGRIGEAYEHNEWAAKFLGSEDPMILHNRAQLAAMLQASEGA
- a CDS encoding LysR substrate-binding domain-containing protein — its product is MELIQLEYFLAVAEHQSFRRAADAIRVSQPALSRAIQKLEGDLGAPLFVRTAQGVRLTPCGEAFLPHARQALAEVAAGVRKVAELTGQARGVLHVGLIYSLGTRFLPDVIRTFTRTHPGVTVRLSEAPTQKLLQQLDAGEIDIAFCTPQHAPHLTLVEILQEELVAIVPPDHPLAAKDQCHLSDLADEPFVAYARESGIRHVIERYCAEAGFTPRVAMEGVEDLTVAGLVAAGVGVAVVPLHAQIAQLPVHLLRLCEPCKRSVYMAWHSHTPLSPVARAFIAFVKRMCAP